In the [Clostridium] colinum genome, one interval contains:
- a CDS encoding ribosome maturation factor RimP yields MQTKDIIKKVEQYVMPIIEKNNYELVETEFVKEGANYYLRLYIDKEGGFSINDCEIVSRYLEEKLEEDDFIDKAYILEVSSPGIDRVLKKDSEYQKYKGRIVDIKLYKPIDKVKEFQGELVGLIDDKIVVCENEKEISFDKKDVAVCRLAVIF; encoded by the coding sequence ATGCAAACAAAAGATATTATTAAAAAAGTAGAACAATATGTTATGCCCATTATAGAAAAAAATAACTATGAGCTTGTAGAAACAGAGTTTGTAAAAGAAGGTGCTAACTATTATTTAAGACTTTATATTGATAAAGAGGGTGGATTTTCTATAAATGACTGTGAGATAGTAAGTAGATATTTAGAAGAAAAACTAGAAGAAGATGATTTTATAGACAAAGCATATATATTAGAAGTCAGTTCACCTGGTATAGATAGAGTGCTTAAAAAAGATAGTGAATACCAAAAATATAAAGGACGAATTGTAGATATTAAACTTTATAAACCTATAGATAAAGTAAAAGAATTTCAAGGTGAGCTTGTAGGGCTTATAGATGATAAAATAGTAGTATGTGAAAATGAAAAAGAAATAAGTTTTGATAAAAAAGATGTTGCAGTTTGTAGATTAGCAGTAATTTTTTAA
- the nusA gene encoding transcription termination factor NusA — MNSRELMKALQLIEKQRGIDREEIFSAIENSLISACKKNFGTSQNIKVSMNRETGEINVYAQKEVTEDVYDAFLEISLEEAKEINPNYEYGDIVDIPIIPKDFGRISAQAAKQVVVQKFREAEREKIYNQFIVKKNDIDTGIVRKIENKNIIVSLGPIDAVIPLKEQVPTETYNVHDRIKIYICSVIKSGKGTKITASRTHQDLIKRLFELEVPEIYDGTVEIKSIARDAGSRTKMAVFSKNENVEAVGACIGNNSNRINAVIKEIRGEKIDIINWHEDTKAYISEALKPASVLEIQLLEKERIAKVVVPDDQLSLAIGKEGQNVRLAAKLTGWKIDIKSEQVAKDTNFINYEDELETNIDTSQVDVEEEKDDIVLEDTDFDTINNDEIDVENETDFE, encoded by the coding sequence ATGAATAGCCGTGAACTTATGAAAGCTTTACAGCTAATAGAAAAACAAAGAGGTATAGATAGAGAAGAAATATTTTCGGCAATAGAAAATTCTTTAATATCTGCATGTAAAAAAAATTTTGGAACATCTCAAAATATTAAAGTAAGCATGAATAGAGAAACAGGAGAAATTAATGTTTATGCACAAAAAGAAGTAACAGAAGATGTTTATGATGCTTTTTTAGAAATATCTCTTGAAGAGGCAAAAGAAATAAATCCTAATTATGAATATGGAGATATAGTTGATATACCTATAATACCAAAAGATTTTGGACGTATATCTGCACAGGCTGCAAAACAGGTTGTTGTACAAAAGTTTAGAGAGGCAGAAAGAGAAAAAATTTACAACCAATTTATAGTTAAGAAAAATGATATAGACACAGGTATAGTAAGAAAAATAGAAAATAAAAATATAATAGTATCTCTTGGGCCAATTGATGCAGTTATTCCTTTAAAAGAACAAGTGCCAACAGAAACATATAACGTTCACGATAGAATAAAAATATATATATGTAGTGTTATTAAATCTGGTAAAGGAACAAAAATTACAGCTTCTAGAACACATCAAGACCTTATAAAAAGACTTTTTGAGCTTGAAGTGCCAGAAATATATGATGGTACAGTAGAAATAAAATCTATAGCTAGAGATGCTGGTTCAAGAACTAAAATGGCTGTTTTTTCTAAAAATGAAAATGTTGAAGCTGTTGGAGCTTGTATAGGTAATAATAGCAATAGGATAAATGCTGTAATAAAAGAAATTAGAGGCGAAAAAATAGATATTATAAATTGGCACGAAGATACTAAAGCTTATATATCAGAGGCTTTAAAACCAGCTAGTGTTTTAGAAATACAATTATTAGAGAAAGAGAGAATAGCAAAAGTTGTAGTACCAGATGATCAGCTTTCTCTTGCAATAGGTAAAGAAGGGCAAAATGTACGCTTAGCAGCAAAACTTACTGGTTGGAAAATAGATATAAAAAGTGAACAAGTAGCAAAAGATACAAACTTTATAAATTATGAAGATGAATTAGAAACAAATATAGATACTAGCCAAGTAGATGTTGAAGAAGAAAAAGATGATATTGTTTTAGAAGATACAGATTTTGATACAATAAATAATGATGAAATAGATGTTGAAAATGAAACAGATTTTGAGTAA
- the rnpM gene encoding RNase P modulator RnpM, which produces MIKKKIPLRKCTGCQQMKEKKELIRVVRTDENQYTIDLTGRMSGRGAYICKNIECLEKAFKSKGLERSFKSAIPKDIYEKLRNELVLNE; this is translated from the coding sequence ATGATTAAAAAGAAAATTCCTCTTAGAAAATGTACAGGTTGTCAGCAGATGAAAGAAAAAAAAGAGCTTATAAGAGTAGTGCGAACAGATGAAAATCAATATACAATAGATTTAACAGGCAGAATGTCTGGACGTGGAGCATATATATGTAAAAATATAGAATGCCTTGAAAAAGCTTTTAAATCTAAAGGGTTAGAACGTTCTTTTAAATCTGCTATACCAAAAGATATATATGAAAAACTTAGAAATGAGTTGGTTTTAAATGAATAA
- a CDS encoding L7Ae/L30e/S12e/Gadd45 family ribosomal protein, with translation MNKKLLSMLSICQKAGKIVSGEFAVEKALQNGSAIYVIIANDASENTKKKFQNKAFYYEVENVIYGEKEILSHSIGKFNRTVFAILDEGFYNKIKYYIENDIK, from the coding sequence ATGAATAAAAAATTATTATCTATGCTATCTATATGTCAAAAAGCAGGCAAAATAGTATCTGGAGAATTTGCAGTAGAAAAAGCTTTACAAAATGGCAGTGCTATTTATGTTATAATAGCAAATGATGCATCAGAAAATACTAAGAAAAAATTTCAAAATAAAGCTTTTTATTACGAAGTTGAAAATGTTATATATGGTGAAAAAGAAATTCTTAGCCATAGTATAGGCAAATTTAATAGAACAGTGTTTGCAATTTTAGATGAAGGATTTTATAATAAAATAAAATATTATATAGAAAATGATATAAAATAG
- the infB gene encoding translation initiation factor IF-2 has protein sequence MIYLGKIRVHELRKKISETIGKDIENKELIDKLSEFGIEVKSHSSSIEEKDVDFIIEYYLEENSPKEEVKEDKIEEKKSKQNKKEGKKEKKAMTSENSKNENEDIKIIQIEKSITVKELAEKIGTTSSDLVMRLMKRGMMVNLNQEIDFELASSICEEFDILTEEAPEIDILEETFKEEEENEEDLTERPPVVVVMGHVDHGKTSLLDSIRKSRVTEKEAGGITQHIGAYTVSIDDKPITFLDTPGHEAFTAMRMRGASVTDIAILVVAADDGVMPQTIEAINHAKAAGVEIIVAINKMDKESANPDRVKQELTEYGLLAEDWGGDTICVPVSAVTKQGIDNLLEMIILVAEMKELKANHNKKARGTVIEAKLDKGRGPVATILVQSGTLKVGDPIVAGSTYGKIRAMMNDKGQKVKSAGPSIPVEILGLSEVPSAGDSFYVAKSDKQARQVAEAVIAKDRVDMIKSTSQKVSLDDLFTQIQSGNMKELNIVIKADVQGSVEAVRSSLEKLSNEEVRIRTIHGGVGAITESDVMLASASNAIIIGFNVRPENTAKSVAEDQKVDVRLYRVIYNAIEDITAAMKGMLDPVYEEKVIGHAEIRQIFKASGVGTIGGSYVTDGKIVRNSQVRIIRDGIVVYEGELAALRRFKDDVKEVNAGYECGLLFNKFNDIKEGDQVEAFVMEQIPH, from the coding sequence GTGATTTATTTGGGAAAAATTAGAGTACATGAACTTAGAAAAAAAATAAGTGAAACAATAGGAAAAGATATAGAAAATAAAGAGCTTATAGATAAATTATCAGAGTTTGGCATAGAGGTAAAAAGTCATTCTAGTAGTATTGAAGAAAAAGATGTAGATTTTATAATTGAATACTATTTAGAAGAAAATTCTCCAAAAGAAGAAGTAAAAGAAGATAAAATTGAAGAAAAAAAATCTAAACAAAATAAAAAAGAGGGTAAAAAAGAAAAAAAGGCTATGACAAGTGAAAATTCTAAAAACGAAAATGAAGATATTAAAATTATACAAATAGAAAAATCAATAACAGTAAAAGAACTTGCAGAAAAAATAGGAACAACAAGTTCAGATTTAGTTATGCGTCTTATGAAAAGAGGTATGATGGTAAATTTAAATCAAGAAATAGATTTTGAATTAGCATCTTCCATATGTGAAGAATTTGATATTTTAACAGAAGAAGCACCAGAGATAGATATTTTAGAAGAAACTTTTAAAGAAGAAGAGGAAAATGAAGAAGACCTTACAGAAAGACCACCAGTTGTTGTTGTTATGGGACACGTTGACCACGGTAAAACTTCTCTTTTAGACTCTATAAGAAAAAGTCGTGTAACAGAAAAAGAAGCAGGTGGTATCACTCAACATATAGGTGCTTATACAGTATCTATTGATGATAAACCAATTACATTTTTAGATACTCCAGGACACGAAGCCTTTACTGCTATGCGTATGCGTGGTGCTAGTGTTACAGATATTGCTATACTTGTTGTAGCAGCAGATGACGGTGTTATGCCACAAACGATAGAGGCTATAAACCACGCAAAAGCAGCAGGTGTAGAAATAATAGTTGCTATTAACAAAATGGATAAAGAAAGTGCTAATCCAGATAGAGTAAAACAAGAACTTACAGAATATGGACTTCTTGCAGAAGACTGGGGTGGAGATACTATATGTGTTCCAGTATCTGCAGTTACTAAACAAGGTATAGATAATCTCTTAGAAATGATTATACTTGTAGCAGAAATGAAAGAGCTTAAGGCAAACCATAATAAAAAAGCTAGAGGTACAGTTATAGAAGCTAAATTAGATAAAGGTAGAGGTCCAGTTGCTACAATATTAGTACAAAGTGGTACATTAAAAGTAGGAGACCCTATTGTTGCTGGTTCTACTTATGGTAAAATAAGAGCTATGATGAATGATAAAGGGCAAAAAGTAAAATCGGCAGGACCTTCTATACCAGTTGAAATATTAGGTCTTAGCGAAGTACCATCTGCGGGCGATAGTTTTTACGTAGCTAAAAGTGATAAGCAAGCAAGACAAGTGGCAGAGGCAGTTATTGCTAAAGACAGAGTAGATATGATTAAATCTACATCACAAAAAGTATCTTTAGATGATTTATTTACACAGATACAATCTGGAAATATGAAAGAGCTAAATATTGTTATAAAAGCAGATGTTCAAGGGTCTGTTGAGGCAGTACGCTCAAGTCTTGAAAAATTATCTAATGAAGAAGTAAGAATACGTACTATACACGGTGGTGTTGGAGCTATTACAGAATCTGATGTTATGCTTGCTAGTGCATCTAACGCTATTATTATAGGATTTAATGTTCGTCCAGAAAATACGGCAAAATCGGTAGCAGAAGACCAAAAAGTAGACGTAAGATTATATCGTGTAATATATAATGCAATAGAAGATATAACTGCAGCAATGAAAGGTATGTTAGACCCAGTATATGAAGAAAAAGTTATAGGACACGCAGAGATTAGACAAATATTTAAAGCTTCTGGCGTAGGTACTATTGGTGGGTCTTATGTAACAGATGGTAAAATTGTAAGAAACTCTCAAGTTAGAATAATAAGAGATGGCATAGTTGTATATGAAGGAGAACTTGCAGCTCTTAGAAGATTTAAAGATGATGTAAAAGAAGTAAATGCAGGCTATGAATGTGGGCTTTTATTTAATAAATTTAATGATATTAAAGAAGGTGACCAAGTAGAAGCATTTGTTATGGAGCAAATACCACACTAA
- the rbfA gene encoding 30S ribosome-binding factor RbfA yields MKNNTRMIRINDEIKRELSEIVRSELKDPRIGVMTSILKVETTNDLKYCKVYVSVLGDEKQKSDVIEGLKNASGFIRKQVAMRINLRNTPQFKFEIDDSLEYSIKISKLIDEVNKSE; encoded by the coding sequence ATGAAAAATAATACAAGAATGATAAGAATAAATGATGAAATAAAAAGAGAATTATCTGAGATAGTTCGCTCAGAGCTTAAAGACCCTCGTATAGGTGTAATGACAAGTATTTTAAAAGTAGAAACAACTAATGATTTAAAATATTGTAAAGTTTACGTTAGCGTTTTAGGCGATGAAAAGCAAAAATCTGACGTTATAGAAGGGTTAAAAAATGCTAGCGGATTTATTAGAAAACAGGTAGCTATGAGAATAAATTTAAGAAACACACCTCAATTTAAATTTGAAATAGATGATTCTCTTGAATATAGTATAAAAATATCAAAATTGATAGATGAGGTAAATAAAAGTGAATAA
- a CDS encoding DHH family phosphoesterase produces the protein MNNIYKNIEPFIQEIEKSKNIVIAGHTSPDGDAICSALSLGMTLEKMNKSVTILLEEYESVYNYVKGHYMVYKDSYEDLKDVDLFISVDCGDINRLGDAKAIFEKAKKTVNIDHHISNDNFGDLNIVNDKASSTSEIIFEIINHIGAIDLDIATAVYTGIVFDTGGFKHNCTSKRTHQIAGELVAIGVDTVNIYSDILSMHTLENSKLLSKAIQNIYIEDDIIISTLSKQEMEDLGASHKNTGGIVQYLLDIKNINVAVFLYEKNDKSIKVSFRSKTIDVNKIASSYGGGGHILAAGATILDMTLEQIKNDILQKIKNV, from the coding sequence GTGAATAATATTTATAAAAATATAGAGCCATTTATCCAAGAAATTGAAAAGAGTAAAAATATAGTTATAGCAGGTCATACATCTCCAGATGGAGATGCAATATGTTCGGCTTTATCACTTGGTATGACTTTAGAAAAAATGAATAAATCTGTTACTATTCTGTTAGAAGAGTATGAAAGTGTTTATAATTATGTAAAAGGTCATTATATGGTCTATAAAGATAGCTATGAAGATTTAAAAGATGTTGATTTATTTATAAGTGTAGATTGTGGTGATATAAACAGGCTAGGAGATGCTAAAGCTATTTTTGAAAAAGCTAAAAAAACTGTAAATATAGACCATCATATAAGTAATGATAATTTTGGAGATTTAAACATAGTAAATGATAAAGCTTCTTCAACTTCAGAAATTATATTTGAAATAATAAACCATATAGGTGCAATAGATTTAGATATAGCAACGGCTGTTTATACTGGTATAGTTTTTGATACAGGTGGATTTAAGCATAATTGTACTAGTAAAAGAACACATCAAATAGCAGGTGAACTTGTAGCAATAGGTGTAGATACTGTAAATATATATTCAGATATTTTATCTATGCATACACTAGAAAATAGTAAACTTTTATCTAAAGCTATACAAAATATATATATAGAAGACGATATAATTATATCTACACTTTCTAAACAAGAAATGGAAGATTTAGGAGCATCACATAAAAATACAGGAGGTATAGTACAATATTTATTAGATATAAAAAATATAAATGTTGCTGTGTTTTTATATGAAAAAAATGATAAATCTATAAAAGTAAGTTTTAGGTCTAAAACTATTGATGTAAATAAAATAGCAAGTAGCTATGGTGGTGGTGGACATATTTTAGCAGCAGGTGCAACTATTTTAGATATGACACTTGAACAAATAAAAAATGATATTTTACAAAAAATAAAAAATGTATAG
- the truB gene encoding tRNA pseudouridine(55) synthase TruB, with product MKNISGVINVYKEKGFTSHDVVNIIKKKLGKIKTGHTGTLDPDAMGVLPICVGKATKLSEYIASSIKEYKAIVTLGKTTTTQDSSGDIVEEKKVDCTQNDIKNIVSTFKGEIMQTPPMYSAIKINGKKLYELAREGKEIERKQRKINIYNIEVTKFIDKENFEITVLCSKGTYIRTLCDDIGKALGCGAHMSYLLRTRTGHFYINEAIKLEDIDKILEDNDLNKVLIPMDRVLLDYKKIIVLSKANKFLYNGNKISFNFIKNKQNLIEDEKVIVYDEDNNLIGIYIVLIDCIKPLTMLL from the coding sequence ATGAAAAATATATCTGGTGTTATAAATGTATATAAAGAAAAAGGATTTACATCTCATGATGTTGTAAATATTATAAAAAAAAAATTAGGTAAAATAAAAACAGGTCATACAGGTACTTTAGACCCAGACGCTATGGGTGTTTTACCTATATGCGTTGGCAAAGCAACTAAGCTTTCAGAATATATAGCATCTTCTATAAAAGAATACAAAGCAATTGTAACATTAGGAAAAACAACAACTACACAAGATAGCTCTGGAGATATTGTAGAAGAAAAAAAAGTTGATTGTACGCAAAATGACATAAAAAATATAGTTAGTACATTTAAAGGTGAAATAATGCAAACACCGCCTATGTATTCTGCTATAAAAATAAATGGCAAAAAACTTTATGAACTTGCAAGAGAAGGCAAGGAAATAGAAAGAAAACAAAGAAAAATAAATATATATAATATAGAAGTGACTAAATTTATAGATAAAGAAAATTTTGAAATAACTGTTCTTTGTTCTAAAGGAACATATATAAGAACATTATGTGATGATATAGGAAAAGCTCTTGGGTGTGGTGCTCATATGAGTTATCTTTTAAGAACAAGAACAGGTCATTTTTATATAAATGAAGCAATAAAATTAGAAGATATAGATAAAATTTTAGAAGATAATGACTTAAATAAAGTTTTAATACCTATGGATAGAGTTTTATTAGATTATAAAAAAATTATTGTTTTATCAAAAGCTAATAAATTTTTATACAATGGCAATAAAATAAGCTTTAATTTTATAAAAAATAAACAAAACTTAATTGAAGATGAAAAAGTAATTGTATATGACGAAGATAATAATCTTATAGGTATATATATTGTTTTGATAGATTGTATAAAGCCTTTAACTATGTTATTGTAG
- a CDS encoding bifunctional riboflavin kinase/FAD synthetase, with translation MNITDNFNIFDEDNKNGTVVTVGNFDGIHIGHKKLITTTKKCALEKGLKSVVLTFSPHPIEIIKNNTSFFYIFSEKEKYLEMEKENIDFFIKYNFTKEFSDISPEKFVDILIEKLNCKILVVGEDYCFGKNRKGNIDILKKIGKEKGIEIIKISNIIIDGERVSSSIIRECINNRNIKKANLLLNKPYYILGKVVEGNKFGRTIGFPTANIIPTKNKLLPPDGVYITKTKYNNKIYDSITNIGTNPTVNNVDRTIETYIFDFNQDLYNKYIEVYFYEWVRSVKKFNGIDELKRQISKDVDRASKFFKIN, from the coding sequence ATGAATATAACAGACAATTTTAATATTTTTGATGAAGATAATAAAAATGGGACAGTTGTTACAGTAGGTAATTTTGATGGAATACATATAGGGCATAAAAAACTTATTACTACTACTAAAAAATGTGCTTTAGAAAAAGGGCTAAAATCTGTTGTTTTGACTTTTAGCCCACACCCTATAGAAATTATAAAAAATAATACATCATTTTTTTATATCTTTTCTGAAAAAGAAAAATATTTGGAAATGGAAAAAGAAAATATAGATTTTTTTATAAAATATAATTTTACAAAAGAGTTTTCTGATATTAGTCCAGAAAAATTTGTAGATATATTAATAGAAAAATTAAATTGTAAAATACTTGTTGTTGGAGAAGACTATTGCTTTGGTAAAAATAGAAAAGGTAATATTGATATATTAAAAAAGATAGGTAAAGAAAAAGGTATAGAGATTATAAAAATATCTAATATTATTATAGACGGTGAAAGAGTAAGTAGTTCTATTATTAGAGAATGTATAAACAATAGAAATATAAAAAAAGCAAATTTATTGCTTAATAAACCATATTATATTTTGGGAAAAGTAGTTGAAGGAAATAAATTTGGAAGAACTATTGGGTTTCCTACTGCTAATATTATACCTACTAAAAATAAGCTTTTACCACCAGATGGTGTATATATAACAAAAACTAAGTATAATAATAAAATATATGATAGTATTACTAATATAGGTACAAATCCTACAGTTAACAATGTAGATAGAACAATTGAAACATATATCTTTGATTTTAATCAAGATTTATACAATAAATATATAGAAGTATACTTTTATGAATGGGTAAGAAGTGTAAAAAAATTTAATGGTATAGATGAGCTTAAAAGACAAATATCTAAAGATGTAGATAGAGCTAGTAAGTTTTTTAAAATAAATTAA
- a CDS encoding LSm family protein — MENWMGSLKEDLCRYIGQTVTIFTTSGGCSGSGFTGVLVSVSDCVVRLLVSAGEAPACPIGSSCSNSMTPYGNGSYNYVYSGNPLGAIAVIPTNSIAAFTHNAI, encoded by the coding sequence ATGGAAAATTGGATGGGTTCTTTAAAAGAAGATCTTTGTAGATATATAGGTCAAACGGTTACTATTTTCACAACAAGTGGTGGTTGTTCTGGTAGTGGATTTACTGGTGTTTTAGTATCTGTAAGTGACTGTGTAGTAAGATTACTCGTTAGCGCTGGTGAAGCACCTGCTTGCCCTATTGGTTCTAGTTGTTCTAATTCTATGACACCATATGGCAATGGGTCTTATAACTATGTATATTCAGGAAATCCATTAGGCGCTATTGCAGTTATACCTACAAACTCTATTGCAGCATTTACTCATAATGCTATTTAA
- a CDS encoding LSm family protein has protein sequence MNESYLLDSLTRYIGQTVTIFTTSGGCSGSGFTGVLASVNENYVKLITNIGAAPSCPLGSSCSGYGYNYNNQNYGCGYNWLGSVTEIPICKIASFTHNAI, from the coding sequence ATGAATGAGTCTTATTTATTAGATAGTTTAACACGTTATATTGGGCAAACAGTAACAATATTTACTACAAGCGGTGGTTGCTCTGGTAGCGGATTTACTGGTGTTTTAGCAAGTGTAAATGAAAACTATGTAAAATTAATAACAAATATTGGAGCAGCTCCTAGTTGTCCTTTAGGGTCTAGTTGTTCTGGATATGGATATAACTATAATAATCAAAATTATGGTTGTGGCTATAACTGGCTTGGTTCTGTTACAGAAATACCTATCTGTAAAATAGCAAGCTTTACTCATAATGCAATATAA